Proteins from one Monodelphis domestica isolate mMonDom1 chromosome 6, mMonDom1.pri, whole genome shotgun sequence genomic window:
- the LOC100019278 gene encoding olfactory receptor 4C11-like, protein MRNNVTEFILLGLTQDPEKQKIVFFIFLVFYTATVLGNLLIVVTIKTSSTLGSPMYFFLSYLSIADSCFSTTTAPKLILDNLSHKNTISFDECMTQIFAFHFFGCMEILVLVLMAYNRYVAICKPLHYSVIMNRRVCGILILLAWVGSFLHSIAQIILIFNVPFCGPNVIDNFFCDVQPLLRLGCMDTHVLNLLVVSNSGVICSVGFVLLMISYTIILYSLKNHSAEGKWKALSTCSSHIIVVIIFFGPCIFIYTRPQTSFPLDKLVSVFYTIITPFLNPLIYTLRNAEVKNSMKKLWNKNVPSHHK, encoded by the coding sequence ATGAGAAACAATGTGACTGAATTCATTCTTCTTGGACTGACTCAAGAcccagaaaaacagaaaattgtatttttcattttcttggtaTTCTACACTGCCACTGTATTGGGAAACCTACTCATTGTTGTGACAATCAAGACCAGTTCAACACTTGGGTCCCCGATGTACTTCTTCCTATCTTACTTATCGATTGCAGATTCTTGCTTCTCTACCACCACAGCTCCCAAACTGATTTTGGACAACCTCTCTCATAAGAACACTATTTCCTTTGATGAGTGTATGACCCAAAtatttgcttttcatttctttggctgCATGGAAATACTGGTCCTTGTTTTGATGGCCTACAACCGTTATGTGGCCATCTGTAAGCCTTTGCACTATTCAGTCATCATGAACCGAAGGGTGTGTGGAATCCTCATTCTGCTGGCCTGGGTAGGGTCATTTCTGCATTCAATTGCCCAGATAATCCTCATCTTTAATGTGCCTTTCTGTGGTCCAAATGTGATTGACAACTTTTTCTGTGATGTACAACCTTTATTGAGGCTGGGTTGTATGGACACACATGTCCTAAACCTCTTGGTAGTTTCTAATAGTGGGGTTATATGCTcagttggttttgttttgctAATGATATCCTATACAATTATACTATACTCCCTTAAAAATCATAGCGCAGAGGGGAAATGGAAAGCCCTCTCCACCTGCAGCTCCCACATCATTGTTGTCATCATATTCTTTGGCCCCTGCATATTTATCTACACCCGGCCCCAAACTTCTTTCCCACTGGATAAGTTGGTGTCTGTATTTTATACCATTATAACACCTTTTCTCAATCCCTTGATCTACACTCTAAGGAATGCAGAAGTAAAAAATTCCATGAAGAAGTTGTGGAATAAAAATGTGCCTTCACATCACAAATAA